The proteins below are encoded in one region of Streptomyces roseirectus:
- a CDS encoding non-ribosomal peptide synthetase — protein MSQRDPLRSIRPLLTDWLGPDAEHVDAGDNLIEQGLDSIRLMTVAGALRRDGIRLTFAELARTPTLHAWSALAAERCTDDVTPAAAPAPEISADETSPFDLALMQHAYWVGRGKEHQLGGVAAHFYNEFDGEGVDPRRLEQAVRALLARHAQLRAVFGDDGRQHTPTAAEWPGLRVHDLRALPEDEAARRLERLRDELSHRMLRVGDGEVFDVQLSLLPDGRTRTHLNLDMLAADALSLRVLLADLATLYRGTGPLSPIGYSYRRYLADRAASADRARDLRRDAAWWAARLPDLPGAPALPVLPGASTAEHPRVTRRHHWLPPEQREALFARAHRHGVTPAMALAAAYCEVLAAWSAEQRFLLNVPLFDREPLHPDVPLLVGDFTGSVLLAADVCGTASFQDRARATQERFLDDAAHASYSGVEVLRDLNRAQPDGGRVLAPVVFTSALNLGELFSEDVRACFGRPVWIISQGPQVWLDAQVTELDGGLLVNWDALEQAFPDGMLDAMFAAYRTLVDRLAASDTPWREPVPDLLPDDQRAARARANDTDGPRTGLLLHEDFLHRADREPDRPALLWGEGDSLSYGELADRARRIAAALAAHAVGPGDRVAVCLPKGPDQIAAVLGCLVTGAAYVPVGSAHPPARRDRVLRTAGVRAAFVHEAAEPLPDGVAALTVSAASAHAPVKEAVTVADGDPAYVIFTSGSTGEPKGVVVPHRAARNTVDDLDQRFGIGEGDRTFALSALDFDLSVYDLFGPLSAGGAVVLVGEEERRDAARWHALMARHRVTVLNCVPSVLDMLLSSGGDGLAGLRVVLLGGDWVGVDLPGRLAGRAPGCRFVALGGTTETAIHSTVCEITGGAVPQDWAAIPYGTPLRNVRCRVVDARDRDCPDWVPGELWIGGAGVADGYLGDPERTADRFVTHEGGRWYRTGDLARYRPGAVVEFLGRADSQVKLRGHRVELGEVEAALERAPGVGRAVAAVTGGERHMLVAACAPATRATEPADAGVRTSVSAARPDPLETEVVAHVLGRILTPGLRPDARMRGVRDLWRDWLGRHGRTAPADADEQAVARRVAGTRLEPVLDRLLLHLPDLRAMLTGERDPLELLDDPVLAPEAALDALPASAPAAEDCADALRGLARELGRAPRVAVVGARGGLGAQRVIRQLADDAVEFTLLDTSATLLDRARERLAGHPVRYQALPHGVLPDHLPGAFDAVLALGSLHAFDDPAAGVAQAAALLAPGGLLLAVEQGALPPLGLICAALPTRAFADADPARRAAGSPLLPAPAWEQLLRAHGFTDADTAVRDQEPALLIRAVRDPRAAPCEPGAVRDAVAGLLPSYMVPDRLVVLPLMPLTANGKVDRRAVRDLLARHTGRAEAAPTSGTRPAPGVEERVAEVWRELLGVQAVHREDDFFALGGDSLLATRMLHRLGERGVRGARIAALFTRPVLKDYAGTLTLGESGPETRLAADPERAHEPFPATDVQRAYWLGRAGEMRLGGVGSHYYSEFDGVAVDLPRLERAWRRLIDRHPMLRAVFDEEGRQHVLAEVPEFTIPVAEGEEQLAALREDMSHQVLDPARWPLFDVRAVRHGDDRTRIGVSLDNLILDGLSMMTVFTELGTLYADPDAELPPVELTFRDYLTSVRPAPEALEADRAYWLERLPSLPPAPRLPLARDPALLDRPRFTRTPGELTAERWTRLKERAREHGITPSTLLLAAYAEVLGAWSEGPELTVNLTLFDRQEVHPHINRVLGDFTSLLLAAHHPEPGESWLTRVRGLQERLWRDLDHRSVSAVWVMRELARTRGERDATVPVVFTSALGVDDGVSMDAPDGFPPRVWGVSQTPQVWLDLQVYEGRGGSLRHQWDAVRDLFPEGLVETMADAFGRLLDRLADGDWQAPRPELLPAGQRAVRDEANATGLPGDGHALHVPFFERAAAEPDAPALLWGEDGAATRGELSAHALRIAAALRERGIEPGDTVAVSLPKGPDQIAAVLGVLAAGAAYVPVGVDQPPVRRARVLHASRARCVVDAELLAGELPAPLAAPVAADPDSCAYVIFTSGSTGEPKGVEVTHRAAANTVDDITARHGVGPGDRVLAVSALDFDLSVYDVFGLLGAGGALVLVGEDERRDAQRWRDLTARHDVTVWNTVPMLLDMLLTASAGQAPPRLRLALVSGDWVPLDLPARLAEASGDGCRLIAMGGATEAAIWSNHFDATAGAPRGWPSVPYGTPLRAQRFRVAGPHGEDCPDWVPGELWIGGAGVATGYRGDPERTADRFVTHDGGRWYRTGDLGRYRPGGLLEFLGRRDHQLKIRGHRTELGEVDAALLAQPGVARAVTVATGPRGQQRLTAFLVPDGELDIVEVERRLADHLPAHAVPSALVPLPEGLPLTANGKVDRTALADRAAGLDTAPERGERPAGAAEQLLAAAWSDLLGAGQVGREDDFFALGGDSLLATRLVARLREAGVEGARIAALFTRPVLKDYAATLTLGVEERAPVLVPDPEHAHDPFPATDVQQAYWIGRTDRLDLGGVGSHYYSETDEEGTDVAVVERAWRRLIERHPMLRAVFDEEGRQQVLAEVPEFTIPVAEGEDQLAVMREEMSHQTLDPARWPLFDVRAVRYGEGRVRIGVSLDNLILDGLSMMIVFTELRQLCEDPDAELPPLDVTFRDYLASARPSPKTLAADQAYWSERLPSLPPAPRLPLVRDPSEVGRPRFERRATHLPKDVWERLREQARAYGVTPSVLLLAVYAEALGEHAESPELTVNLTLFDRQEIHPHINRIAGDFTSLLLAAHHPRTGESWLARLRGLQARLWNDLDHRSVSAVWVMRRLALEQGARAAAMPVVFTSALGIDDDRARLLTPPHWAVSQTPQVWLDHQVMEDAEGLRLTWDAVVGLLPEELPGALADRQSSLLAELAGADDWDALILNTGLEGTGLEASAREGDRPATQATGTDPGGPPEGPTEELVAALWTGLLQPPAGRDEGFFAAGGDSLLATRLIARLRERTGVEVPLRAFFTAPTVAALAAAVDDTRKTTETTHRTWEEGEL, from the coding sequence GTGTCACAACGCGATCCGCTGCGATCGATCCGCCCGCTGCTCACCGACTGGCTCGGCCCCGACGCCGAGCACGTCGACGCGGGCGACAACCTCATCGAGCAGGGGCTCGACTCCATCCGCCTGATGACCGTGGCCGGCGCCCTGCGCCGGGACGGCATCCGCCTGACGTTCGCCGAACTCGCCCGCACACCCACCCTGCACGCCTGGAGCGCGCTCGCCGCCGAGCGATGTACCGACGACGTCACCCCCGCCGCCGCCCCGGCCCCTGAGATATCCGCCGACGAGACCTCGCCCTTCGACCTGGCGCTGATGCAGCACGCCTACTGGGTCGGGCGCGGCAAGGAACACCAACTCGGCGGTGTCGCCGCGCACTTCTACAACGAGTTCGACGGCGAGGGCGTCGACCCGCGGCGCCTGGAGCAGGCCGTACGCGCCCTGCTCGCCCGGCACGCGCAACTGCGTGCCGTGTTCGGCGACGACGGCCGCCAGCACACCCCCACCGCCGCCGAGTGGCCGGGACTGCGCGTGCACGACCTCCGCGCACTGCCCGAGGACGAGGCCGCCCGGCGGCTGGAGCGGCTGCGCGACGAGTTGTCGCACCGCATGCTGCGGGTCGGCGACGGCGAGGTCTTCGACGTCCAGCTGTCCCTGCTGCCGGACGGCCGCACCCGTACGCACCTCAACCTCGACATGCTCGCCGCCGACGCGCTCAGCCTGCGGGTCCTGCTCGCCGACCTGGCCACGCTCTACCGCGGCACCGGCCCCCTCTCCCCCATCGGCTACAGCTACCGCCGCTACCTCGCCGACCGCGCCGCCTCCGCCGACCGGGCGCGCGACCTGAGGCGGGACGCCGCCTGGTGGGCCGCCCGCCTGCCGGACCTGCCCGGCGCCCCCGCCCTGCCCGTCCTGCCCGGCGCGTCGACGGCGGAGCACCCCCGCGTCACCCGGCGCCACCACTGGCTGCCGCCCGAGCAGCGCGAGGCCCTGTTCGCCCGCGCCCACCGGCACGGCGTCACCCCGGCCATGGCGCTGGCCGCCGCCTACTGCGAGGTCCTCGCGGCCTGGAGCGCCGAGCAGCGCTTCCTCCTCAACGTGCCCCTGTTCGACCGCGAACCGCTGCACCCCGACGTGCCCCTGCTCGTCGGCGACTTCACCGGATCCGTCCTGCTCGCCGCCGACGTCTGCGGCACCGCCTCCTTCCAGGACCGGGCCCGCGCCACGCAGGAACGGTTCCTCGACGACGCCGCCCACGCCTCCTACTCCGGCGTCGAGGTCCTGCGCGACCTCAACCGGGCCCAGCCCGACGGCGGACGGGTCCTCGCACCCGTCGTGTTCACCAGCGCCCTGAACCTGGGCGAGCTGTTCTCCGAGGACGTGCGCGCCTGCTTCGGACGGCCCGTGTGGATCATCTCCCAGGGCCCCCAGGTGTGGCTCGACGCCCAGGTCACCGAGCTGGACGGCGGGCTCCTCGTCAACTGGGACGCGCTGGAGCAGGCGTTCCCCGACGGGATGCTGGACGCGATGTTCGCCGCGTACCGCACGCTCGTCGACCGGCTCGCGGCGTCCGACACCCCGTGGCGCGAGCCCGTCCCGGACCTGCTGCCGGACGACCAGCGGGCGGCCCGCGCGCGGGCCAACGACACGGACGGCCCGCGCACCGGGCTGCTCCTCCACGAGGACTTCCTGCACCGCGCCGACCGCGAGCCCGATCGGCCCGCGCTGCTGTGGGGCGAGGGCGACTCTCTGTCGTACGGCGAACTCGCCGACCGGGCCCGGCGGATCGCCGCCGCCCTCGCCGCGCACGCCGTCGGACCGGGCGACCGGGTCGCGGTCTGCCTGCCCAAGGGGCCCGACCAGATCGCCGCCGTCCTCGGCTGCCTGGTCACGGGCGCCGCCTATGTGCCGGTCGGGTCCGCCCATCCGCCGGCCCGCCGCGACCGCGTCCTGCGCACGGCCGGTGTCCGTGCCGCGTTCGTGCACGAGGCCGCCGAGCCGCTGCCCGACGGCGTGGCGGCACTGACCGTGTCCGCCGCGTCGGCGCACGCGCCGGTCAAGGAGGCGGTGACGGTGGCGGACGGCGATCCGGCGTACGTCATCTTCACCTCCGGGTCGACCGGCGAGCCCAAGGGCGTCGTCGTCCCGCACCGCGCCGCCCGCAACACGGTCGACGACCTCGACCAGCGCTTCGGCATCGGCGAGGGCGACCGCACGTTCGCGCTGTCCGCGCTCGACTTCGACCTGTCCGTCTACGACCTCTTCGGACCGCTCTCCGCCGGTGGCGCGGTGGTCCTCGTCGGAGAGGAGGAGCGCCGGGACGCGGCACGCTGGCACGCGCTGATGGCCCGGCACCGCGTCACCGTCCTCAACTGCGTGCCCTCCGTCCTCGACATGCTGCTGAGCAGCGGCGGGGACGGGCTCGCCGGGCTGCGCGTCGTCCTGCTGGGCGGCGACTGGGTGGGCGTCGACCTGCCGGGCCGGCTCGCCGGACGGGCGCCCGGCTGCCGGTTCGTCGCGCTCGGCGGCACCACGGAGACGGCGATCCACTCCACGGTGTGCGAGATCACCGGCGGGGCGGTGCCGCAGGACTGGGCCGCGATCCCGTACGGCACTCCCCTGCGCAACGTGCGCTGTCGCGTCGTCGACGCCCGGGACCGGGACTGCCCCGACTGGGTGCCGGGCGAGCTGTGGATCGGCGGCGCCGGGGTGGCCGACGGCTATCTGGGCGACCCGGAGCGCACGGCCGACCGGTTCGTGACGCACGAGGGCGGACGCTGGTACCGCACCGGTGACCTCGCGCGCTACCGGCCGGGTGCCGTCGTCGAGTTCCTGGGCCGCGCCGACTCGCAGGTCAAGCTGCGCGGTCACCGGGTGGAGCTGGGCGAGGTCGAGGCCGCGCTGGAGCGGGCGCCCGGAGTGGGCCGGGCGGTCGCGGCGGTCACCGGCGGTGAGCGGCACATGCTCGTGGCCGCCTGCGCGCCCGCGACGCGCGCGACCGAGCCGGCCGACGCGGGCGTGCGGACCTCGGTGTCGGCCGCGCGCCCGGATCCGCTGGAGACGGAGGTCGTCGCCCACGTCCTCGGCCGGATCCTCACCCCCGGCCTGCGACCGGACGCGCGGATGCGCGGGGTCAGGGACCTCTGGCGGGACTGGCTGGGCCGCCACGGACGCACCGCGCCGGCCGACGCCGACGAGCAGGCCGTGGCACGGCGCGTCGCCGGAACCCGCCTCGAACCCGTCCTCGACCGTCTCCTGCTGCACCTGCCCGACCTGCGGGCCATGCTCACCGGCGAACGCGACCCGCTCGAACTCCTCGACGATCCCGTCCTTGCCCCGGAAGCGGCCCTGGACGCGCTGCCCGCGAGCGCGCCGGCCGCCGAGGACTGTGCCGACGCCCTGCGAGGGCTCGCGCGGGAGCTGGGGCGTGCGCCCCGGGTCGCGGTCGTCGGAGCGCGCGGCGGCCTCGGCGCACAGCGGGTGATACGCCAACTCGCGGACGACGCCGTCGAGTTCACCCTCCTCGACACGTCCGCCACCCTGCTCGACCGGGCGCGCGAGCGGCTGGCCGGACATCCGGTCCGCTACCAGGCCCTCCCGCACGGCGTGCTGCCCGACCACCTGCCCGGGGCGTTCGACGCCGTCCTCGCCCTCGGCTCGCTGCACGCCTTCGACGACCCGGCCGCCGGAGTCGCCCAGGCGGCGGCCCTGCTGGCGCCCGGCGGGCTGCTGCTCGCCGTCGAACAGGGCGCCCTGCCGCCGCTCGGCCTGATCTGCGCCGCCCTGCCGACCCGGGCCTTCGCGGACGCCGACCCCGCCCGGCGGGCCGCCGGCAGCCCCCTGCTGCCGGCCCCGGCGTGGGAGCAACTGCTGCGCGCCCACGGGTTCACCGACGCGGACACCGCCGTACGCGACCAGGAACCGGCGCTGCTCATCCGGGCGGTGCGCGACCCACGGGCCGCGCCGTGCGAGCCGGGCGCGGTCCGGGACGCGGTCGCCGGGCTGCTCCCCTCGTACATGGTTCCCGACCGGCTGGTCGTCCTGCCGCTCATGCCGCTGACCGCGAACGGCAAGGTGGACCGGCGTGCCGTCCGCGACCTGCTCGCCCGGCACACCGGCCGGGCCGAGGCGGCCCCGACGTCCGGGACCCGGCCCGCGCCGGGGGTCGAGGAACGCGTCGCCGAGGTGTGGCGGGAGCTGCTGGGCGTCCAGGCCGTGCACCGGGAGGACGACTTCTTCGCCCTCGGCGGCGACAGCCTGCTCGCCACCCGCATGCTGCACCGGCTCGGCGAGCGCGGGGTGCGCGGCGCGAGGATCGCCGCCCTGTTCACCCGTCCCGTCCTCAAGGACTACGCCGGCACGCTCACCCTGGGCGAGAGCGGGCCGGAGACCCGGCTCGCCGCCGACCCGGAGCGCGCCCACGAGCCGTTCCCGGCCACCGACGTGCAGCGGGCGTACTGGCTGGGCCGGGCCGGCGAGATGCGGCTCGGCGGGGTCGGCTCCCACTACTACTCGGAGTTCGACGGCGTCGCGGTCGACCTCCCCCGTCTGGAGCGGGCCTGGCGGCGGCTGATCGACCGGCATCCGATGCTGCGGGCCGTCTTCGACGAGGAAGGCCGGCAGCACGTCCTCGCCGAGGTACCGGAGTTCACCATCCCCGTGGCGGAAGGCGAGGAACAGCTCGCCGCCCTGCGCGAGGACATGTCCCACCAGGTCCTCGACCCCGCCCGCTGGCCCCTGTTCGACGTCCGGGCCGTACGCCACGGCGACGACCGCACCCGGATCGGCGTCAGCCTCGACAACCTGATCCTGGACGGCCTCAGCATGATGACCGTCTTCACCGAACTGGGCACCCTGTACGCCGACCCCGACGCCGAACTCCCGCCGGTGGAGCTGACGTTCCGCGACTACCTCACCTCGGTGCGGCCGGCGCCCGAGGCGCTGGAGGCGGACCGGGCCTACTGGCTCGAACGGCTGCCGTCGCTGCCGCCGGCGCCCCGCCTGCCGCTCGCGCGGGATCCGGCCCTGCTCGACCGGCCCCGGTTCACGCGCACGCCCGGCGAGCTGACGGCCGAGCGCTGGACGCGGCTGAAGGAACGGGCGCGCGAGCACGGCATCACCCCGTCCACGCTGCTCCTCGCCGCGTACGCGGAGGTGCTGGGCGCGTGGAGCGAGGGCCCTGAACTGACCGTCAACCTCACCCTGTTCGACCGGCAGGAGGTGCACCCGCACATCAACCGGGTGCTCGGCGACTTCACGTCCCTGCTGCTCGCCGCCCACCACCCGGAGCCCGGCGAGAGCTGGCTGACCCGGGTGCGCGGCCTGCAGGAGCGGCTGTGGCGCGACCTCGACCACCGCTCGGTGTCGGCGGTGTGGGTGATGCGCGAGCTGGCCCGGACGCGCGGTGAGCGGGACGCGACCGTCCCCGTGGTGTTCACCAGCGCCCTCGGCGTCGACGACGGCGTGTCCATGGACGCGCCCGACGGCTTCCCGCCCCGGGTGTGGGGCGTGAGCCAGACCCCGCAGGTGTGGCTGGACCTCCAGGTCTACGAGGGCCGGGGCGGATCGCTGCGCCACCAGTGGGACGCGGTGCGCGACCTGTTCCCCGAGGGGCTGGTCGAGACGATGGCCGACGCGTTCGGCCGGCTCCTCGACCGTCTCGCCGACGGCGACTGGCAGGCGCCGCGCCCCGAACTGCTGCCCGCCGGGCAGCGGGCGGTCCGCGACGAGGCCAACGCGACGGGGCTCCCGGGCGACGGACACGCCCTGCACGTGCCGTTCTTCGAGCGGGCCGCCGCCGAGCCTGACGCCCCCGCGCTGCTGTGGGGCGAGGACGGCGCGGCGACGCGCGGCGAGCTGAGCGCGCACGCCCTGCGGATCGCCGCCGCGCTGCGCGAGCGCGGGATCGAGCCCGGCGACACGGTGGCCGTGTCGCTGCCCAAGGGGCCGGACCAGATCGCCGCCGTCCTGGGCGTGCTGGCGGCGGGCGCCGCCTATGTGCCGGTCGGTGTCGACCAGCCGCCGGTGCGCCGCGCCCGCGTGCTGCACGCGTCGCGCGCCCGCTGCGTGGTCGACGCCGAACTCCTCGCCGGGGAGCTGCCGGCGCCGCTCGCGGCACCCGTCGCGGCCGACCCGGACTCCTGCGCGTACGTCATCTTCACCTCGGGCTCCACCGGTGAGCCCAAGGGCGTCGAGGTGACCCACCGGGCGGCGGCCAACACCGTCGACGACATCACCGCACGGCACGGCGTCGGACCCGGCGACCGGGTGCTGGCGGTCTCCGCGCTGGACTTCGACCTGTCCGTCTACGACGTGTTCGGGCTCCTCGGCGCGGGCGGCGCGCTGGTGCTGGTCGGCGAGGACGAGCGCCGGGACGCCCAGCGGTGGCGCGATCTGACCGCGCGTCACGACGTCACCGTCTGGAACACCGTCCCGATGCTCCTCGACATGCTCCTGACCGCCTCCGCCGGGCAGGCCCCGCCCCGGCTGCGGCTCGCGCTGGTCTCCGGGGACTGGGTGCCGCTCGACCTGCCCGCCCGGCTCGCCGAGGCGTCCGGGGACGGCTGCCGGCTGATCGCCATGGGCGGCGCCACCGAGGCGGCGATCTGGTCCAACCACTTCGACGCCACGGCCGGCGCCCCGCGCGGCTGGCCCTCGGTGCCGTACGGCACCCCGCTGCGCGCCCAGCGGTTCCGGGTCGCGGGCCCGCACGGCGAGGACTGCCCCGACTGGGTGCCGGGCGAGCTGTGGATCGGCGGCGCCGGCGTGGCCACCGGCTACCGGGGTGACCCGGAGCGCACGGCCGACCGGTTCGTCACGCACGACGGGGGACGCTGGTACCGCACCGGCGACCTGGGCCGCTACCGTCCCGGCGGGCTCCTGGAGTTCCTGGGCCGGCGCGACCACCAGCTCAAGATCCGCGGTCACCGCACCGAACTCGGCGAGGTCGACGCGGCGCTGCTCGCCCAGCCGGGCGTGGCCCGCGCCGTCACCGTCGCGACGGGTCCGCGCGGACAGCAGCGGCTGACCGCGTTCCTCGTGCCCGACGGCGAACTGGACATCGTCGAGGTGGAGCGGCGGCTCGCGGACCACCTGCCCGCGCACGCCGTGCCCTCCGCGCTCGTGCCGCTGCCCGAGGGCCTGCCGCTGACGGCCAACGGCAAGGTGGACCGCACCGCGCTCGCCGACCGGGCGGCCGGACTCGACACCGCGCCCGAACGCGGCGAGCGGCCCGCCGGCGCGGCGGAACAGCTCCTCGCCGCCGCCTGGAGCGACCTCCTCGGCGCCGGACAGGTCGGCCGGGAGGACGACTTCTTCGCCCTCGGCGGCGACAGCCTGCTCGCGACCCGTCTCGTGGCCCGGCTGCGCGAGGCCGGCGTCGAAGGGGCGCGCATCGCCGCCCTGTTCACCCGTCCCGTGCTCAAGGACTACGCGGCCACCCTCACCCTCGGCGTCGAGGAACGGGCGCCCGTGCTCGTCCCCGATCCGGAGCACGCGCACGACCCGTTCCCCGCGACGGACGTGCAGCAGGCGTACTGGATCGGGCGCACCGACCGCCTCGACCTGGGTGGGGTCGGCTCGCACTACTACAGCGAGACCGACGAGGAGGGCACGGACGTCGCCGTCGTCGAGCGGGCCTGGCGGCGGCTGATCGAGCGGCATCCGATGCTGCGGGCCGTCTTCGACGAGGAGGGGCGGCAGCAGGTCCTCGCCGAGGTGCCGGAGTTCACGATCCCGGTCGCCGAGGGCGAGGACCAGCTCGCGGTGATGCGGGAGGAGATGTCCCACCAGACCCTCGACCCCGCCCGCTGGCCCCTGTTCGACGTCCGGGCCGTGCGGTACGGCGAGGGCAGGGTCCGGATCGGGGTCAGCCTCGACAACCTGATCCTGGACGGCCTCAGCATGATGATCGTCTTCACCGAGCTGCGGCAGCTGTGCGAGGACCCGGACGCCGAACTCCCGCCGCTGGACGTGACGTTCCGCGACTACCTCGCCTCCGCCCGGCCCTCTCCCAAGACGCTGGCGGCCGATCAGGCGTACTGGAGTGAGCGGCTGCCGTCGCTGCCGCCGGCGCCCCGGCTGCCGCTGGTGCGCGACCCGTCGGAGGTCGGCCGTCCCCGGTTCGAACGCCGGGCCACCCACCTCCCGAAGGACGTGTGGGAACGGCTGCGGGAACAGGCCCGCGCCTACGGCGTCACGCCCTCCGTGCTCCTGCTCGCCGTCTACGCCGAGGCCCTGGGCGAGCACGCCGAGAGCCCCGAACTCACCGTCAACCTCACCCTGTTCGACCGGCAGGAGATCCACCCGCACATCAACCGCATCGCCGGCGACTTCACCTCGCTGCTGCTCGCCGCCCACCACCCACGGACCGGCGAGTCCTGGCTCGCGCGGCTGCGCGGACTCCAGGCCAGGCTGTGGAACGACCTCGACCACCGGTCGGTCTCCGCCGTCTGGGTGATGCGCCGGCTCGCCCTGGAACAAGGTGCGCGGGCGGCGGCCATGCCCGTGGTGTTCACCAGTGCCCTCGGCATCGACGACGACCGGGCCCGGCTGCTGACCCCGCCGCACTGGGCGGTGTCCCAGACCCCGCAGGTGTGGCTGGACCACCAGGTGATGGAGGACGCCGAGGGGCTGCGCCTCACCTGGGACGCGGTCGTCGGGCTGCTGCCCGAGGAGTTGCCCGGGGCCCTCGCCGACCGGCAGTCGAGCCTGCTGGCGGAGCTGGCGGGGGCGGACGACTGGGACGCGCTGATCCTCAACACGGGCCTCGAAGGCACGGGGCTCGAAGCCTCGGCCCGCGAAGGCGACCGTCCCGCGACCCAGGCGACCGGCACCGATCCCGGAGGCCCGCCCGAGGGCCCCACCGAAGAACTCGTCGCCGCCCTCTGGACCGGGCTGCTCCAGCCCCCCGCCGGACGTGACGAGGGCTTCTTCGCGGCCGGCGGCGACAGCCTGCTGGCCACCCGCCTCATCGCCCGGCTGCGCGAGCGCACCGGCGTGGAGGTACCGCTGCGGGCGTTCTTCACCGCCCCGACCGTCGCCGCGCTCGCCGCCGCCGTCGACGACACCCGCAAGACCACCGAAACCACCCACCGGACGTGGGAAGAAGGAGAACTGTGA
- a CDS encoding (2,3-dihydroxybenzoyl)adenylate synthase, with amino-acid sequence MLDGCTPWPDELAARYRASGHWRGETFDRLLRAWARAHPHRTALVHRERRLSYAGLEAAADRVARRLAGLGIAAGDRVVLQLPNIPEFFAVFFALQRLGAVPVLALPLHRRSEIVHLCRLSEAVAYVVPDVHQGFDHRELAAEALKEAPGLRHVLVVGDPGPHTPLDGPGTDVPAGPDDPSDVALLLVSGGTTGLPKLIPRTHDDYAYNVRASAETCRFGPDTVYLAALPVAHNFALGCPGVLGALHAGGTAVLTDEPDPDAAFALMERERVTATALVPPTARIWAAATEWAEADLTALRLLQVGGARLLPEHAQQVRDAFGPVLQQVFGMAEGLLNYTEPDAPQDVVLHTQGRPLSLDDEIRVVDEHDRDVPPGTTGRLLTRGPYTLRGYYRADEHNATAFTADGYYRTGDLVRRTPTGHLVVEGRVKEQINRGGDKVAAAEVEEQLAHHPAVLDTAVVPVPDDLLGERTCAFVVPRPGATAPGRNEAAAFLRERGLAPYKVPDRIETLDALPVTAVGKTDKKALTELARKLAAGGSARKEGNPRS; translated from the coding sequence GTGCTCGACGGCTGTACGCCCTGGCCCGATGAACTCGCCGCCCGCTACCGGGCATCCGGCCACTGGCGAGGGGAAACGTTCGACCGGCTGCTGCGCGCCTGGGCCCGCGCCCACCCGCACCGCACCGCCCTCGTCCACCGCGAACGGCGGCTGAGCTACGCCGGTCTTGAGGCCGCCGCCGACCGTGTCGCGCGCAGGCTCGCCGGGCTCGGGATCGCGGCCGGGGACCGGGTGGTCCTCCAACTGCCCAACATCCCCGAGTTCTTCGCCGTGTTCTTCGCCCTCCAGCGGCTCGGCGCCGTGCCCGTCCTGGCGCTCCCGCTGCACCGGCGCAGCGAGATCGTCCACCTGTGCCGGCTGTCCGAGGCCGTGGCGTACGTCGTCCCGGACGTCCACCAGGGCTTCGACCACCGGGAGTTGGCCGCCGAGGCGCTGAAGGAGGCCCCCGGCCTGCGGCACGTCCTGGTCGTGGGCGACCCGGGCCCCCACACCCCGCTCGACGGGCCCGGCACCGACGTGCCCGCCGGCCCCGACGACCCCTCGGACGTGGCGCTGCTGCTCGTCTCCGGCGGCACCACCGGCCTGCCCAAGCTGATCCCGCGCACCCACGACGACTACGCGTACAACGTCCGCGCGAGCGCCGAGACGTGCCGCTTCGGACCGGACACCGTCTACCTCGCCGCGCTGCCCGTCGCCCACAACTTCGCGCTCGGCTGCCCCGGCGTCCTCGGCGCCCTGCACGCGGGCGGCACGGCGGTCCTCACCGACGAACCCGACCCCGACGCCGCCTTCGCCCTCATGGAACGCGAACGCGTGACCGCGACCGCCCTGGTGCCCCCGACCGCCCGCATCTGGGCGGCGGCGACCGAATGGGCCGAGGCGGACCTCACCGCGCTGCGGCTCCTCCAGGTCGGCGGCGCCCGCCTGCTGCCCGAGCACGCCCAGCAGGTGCGCGACGCCTTCGGCCCCGTCCTCCAGCAGGTGTTCGGCATGGCCGAGGGCCTGCTCAACTACACCGAACCCGACGCCCCGCAGGACGTCGTCCTGCACACACAGGGCCGCCCGCTGTCCCTGGACGACGAGATCCGCGTCGTCGACGAGCACGACCGCGACGTCCCGCCCGGCACGACCGGACGGCTCCTCACCCGCGGCCCCTACACCCTGCGCGGCTACTACCGCGCCGACGAGCACAACGCCACCGCCTTCACCGCCGACGGCTACTACCGCACCGGCGACCTCGTACGGCGCACCCCCACCGGCCATCTGGTCGTGGAGGGCCGCGTGAAGGAGCAGATCAACCGCGGGGGCGACAAGGTGGCCGCCGCCGAGGTCGAGGAACAGCTCGCGCACCACCCGGCGGTCCTCGACACGGCCGTCGTGCCCGTCCCCGACGACCTGCTCGGCGAACGCACCTGCGCGTTCGTCGTCCCCAGGCCCGGCGCCACCGCGCCCGGCAGGAACGAGGCCGCCGCCTTCCTCCGCGAACGCGGCCTGGCCCCGTACAAGGTCCCCGACCGGATCGAGACGCTCGACGCCCTCCCGGTGACGGCCGTCGGCAAGACCGACAAGAAGGCACTGACGGAACTCGCCCGCAAGCTCGCCGCCGGAGGTTCGGCGCGCAAGGAAGGGAACCCCCGCTCATGA